AACTGCGTCCTGGTGCTGATCGACTTCCAGCCGCAGATGGCGTTCGGCGTGAAGTCCATCGATGGCCAGCTGCTCGTGAACAACGTCACGGGCCTGGCGAAGGCCGCGAAGGTCTTCAAGGTCCCGACAATCCTGACCTCGGTGGCGGAGAAGACCTTCAGCGGCCCCACCTTCGCCCAGATCACCGAGGTCTTCCCCCAGGAGCCGATCATCGATCGGACCACGATGAACACCTGGGAGGACAAGCGGGTCGTCGACGCCATCAAGAAGACGGGCCGCAAGAAGATCGTTCTCGCCGGGCTCTGGACGGAGGTCTGCATCGCGTTCCCCGCGCTCGACGCGCTCCGGGAGGGCTTCGAGGTCTACGTCGTGGCAGACGCCTGCGGCGGAACGAGCCAGGTGGCCCATGATCTCGCGATTCAGCGGGTGGCTCAGGCGGGCGGCACGCCCATCACCTGGCTCCAGTTCCTCCTCGAGATGCAGCGGGATTGGGCGCGCCAGGAGACGTATGATCCGGTCAACGCCATCGTGAAGCAGCACGGGGGCACGTATGGGGCCGGTATCACCTACGCCAAGGCGATGCTCGGCGCGTCGGCGAACGAAGGGAAGCGATAGGCCATGAGCACCGCGAACCTCATCCTCAAGAACGGCCGTTTCTTCACGGGCGATGCACGCAAGGCGAACGCCTCCGCGGCCGCCATCACAGACGGCCGGTTCTCCATCCTCGGAAGTGAGCAGGAGGTCATGGCCCAGAAAGGACCCGCCACCCAGGTCATCGACCTCGAGGGCCGCACGGTCATTCCGGGGCTCATCGACTCTCACATTCACACCATCCGGGGCGGGCTGAACTTCAATCTTGAACTTCGCTGGGATGGGGTTCCCTCGCTCGCGGATGCGCTGCGCAAGCTCCGCGCGCAGGCGCAGCGGACGCCTCCGCCGCAGTGGGTGCGGGTGGTCGGCGGCTGGAACGAGTTCCAGTTCGCCGAGCGGCGGATGCCCACGCTCGAAGAGATCAACGCCGCGGCCCCCGAGACGCCGGTCTTCATCCTGTATCTGTATGGAATGGCGCTCCTGAATGGGGCCGCGCTGCGCGCCGTGGGCTACACCCGGGACACGCCCAATCCCCCGGGGGGCGAAATCCAGCGCGACCGGCACGGCAACCCCACGGGCCTGCTCATCGCCAAGCCCAACGCCGCGATCCTCTATTCGACCCTCGCCAAGGGGCCGAAGCTCTCCTACGAGGATCAGCTCAACTCGACCCGCCACTTCATGCGGGAACTCAACCGCCTGGGGCTCACGAGCGTCATCGACGCGGGCGGCGGGTTCCAGAACTATCCCGACGACTACAAGGCCGTCGAGGAGCTGCACCAGCAGGGGCTGCTCTCGGTGCGGATCGCCTACAACCTCTTCACCCAACGGCCCAAGCAGGAGATCGAGGACTTCCGCAAGTGGACGGCCATGGTCCGCCCAGGGCAAGGCGATGCCTTCTACCGGATGAACGGCGCGGGCGAGATGCTGGTCTTCTCCGCCGCCGACTTCGAGGACTTCCTTGAGCCCAGGCCCGATCTGGCCTCTTCGCTCGAGGACGAGTTGGAGACGGTGGTCCGCCACCTCGCCGAGCACCGTTGGCCCTTCCGGCTGCACGCCACTTACGATGAGTCCATCACGCGCTTCCTGGACGTCTTCGAGAAGGTGAACCGCGACGTGCCCTTTCAGGGGCTCCGCTGGTGGTTCGACCATGCGGAGACCATCACTCCCCGGAACCTGGAGCGCACCCGAGCCCTCGGAGGGGGCATCGCCATCCAGGACCGGATGGCCTTCCAGGGCGAGCACTTCATCGCCCGCTACGGCGCGGATGCCGCCGCCCACTCCCCTCCCATCCGGCGCATGCTCGACCTGGGGATTCCCGTGGGCGCGGGAACCGATGCAACGCGCGTGGCCAGCTACAACCCATGGGTTTCTCTGTACTGGCTGGTGACGGGAAAGACGCTGGGCGGCGCCGCGCTGTACCCCGCCTCCAATCGGATGAGCCGGGAAGAAGCGCTGCGACTCTATACGCAGGGAAGCGCCTGGTTCTCCGGTGAAGATCAGGAGAAGGGCACCCTCTCCGAGGGCAAGCTCGCGGACTTCGCGGTGCTCTCCGCCGACTACTTCTCGGTACCCGAGGAGGAGATCAAACAGCTCCAGTCGGTCTTGACCGTGGTGGACGGAAAGGTCGTCTACGGCTCGGGCAAGTTTGGCCCCCTGGCGCCTCCCCTGCCCCCTGTGAGCCCCGGCTGGTCTCCGGTCGCGGCCTCCGGAGACCTACCGGGTGCCTCCGCCTCTCCGGCCCACGCGCACGCCCATGCGCACTCCCACGTTCACGCGCACTCCCACGTCCACGCGCACCCCTTCACTCCCCCGCCCTCGCTCTGGGGCAGTGGGAGCGGCTGCGACTGCTTCGTGTTCTGAGCGCCGGACAAGACTTCATGGAAAGGACTGGGTCATGGAAGTGCTGAAGATCGACGGGACGGCCACCGAGCCCGTCAAGATCGTGCTGGAGCGGCGCATCAAGCCCGGTGCGCAACCGGCCTTCGAGCAGTGGCTCAAGACACTGATGAAGACGGCGGCCCTGCACCCGGCCTTGCAGGGCTCGAGCGTGTTCAAGGCGGGCGAAGGGGACTACTTCATCCTCTTGCGCTTCGAGAGCCAGAGCGCCCTCTCGCACTGGCAGTCGCTGCCCGAAGTCGTGGAACTGCTCCGGGCCGGTGAAGCGCATGCCACCCCGCTGGAACAACCGGTCGTCCGGACGGGCCTGGAAACCTGGTTCACGGTGCCGGGGATGCCCGCGAAGTCGGTGCCTCCCAAGTGGAAGATGGCCCTCGTGACGTGGCTTGCCTTGCTGCCCCAGGCGCTCATCCTGGGCTCGCTGATGCCCAAGACCCTGCCTCGCCTCGTGGCGGTCTCGCTCTCAACCGCCATTCCGGTGGCGGCGCTGACCTGGTTCATCATGCCCCGCCTGACCGGGTTGCTCTCGCGGTGGCTGTACGGCCCCGTGAACCGCTGAATCGGCGGCCCTTCACCCAGGTGATGGCGCCATGATGACCGAATGTTCGATGCCATCACACTGGATCAGCTCCGCACCTTCGTCGCCGTCGTCGACGAAGGCAGCTTCTCGGCGGCGGGGAGGAAACTCCGGCGAGTCCAGTCCGCGGTCAGCCATGCCATGGCGAACCTCGAGACCCAGTTGGGCGTCCAGCTCTGGGACCGCTCGACCAAGATTCCCACGCTCACCGAAGAGGGCAGCGTGCTGCTCACGGCCGCCCGGCGCATCTGCTCCGATGTCGACGCCTTCAAGCGGACAGCCGAGGGGCTCGTGGGCGGGCTCGAGCCCAGCATCTCCCTGGCGGTCGACGTCATCCTGCCTACGCGCGCGCTCGTCGATCTGTGCCGGGAGTTCGCGGTGAAGTTCCCCACCGTGCAGCTTCGCCTGTACACGGACACGCTGTCCGCGGTGTCGTCCCTGGTCCTCGATGGCGTCTGCCAAATTGGCGTGGTGGGCCCGGCCGCGCAGACGCAGGGGCTCGAACGCCAGCACATCTCCACGGTGCGGCTGGTCCCCGTCGCCGCCAAGCACCATCCCCTCGCCCAGATCCAGGGGCCGGTGGCCACCCAGGTCCTCTCCGAGTACGTCAACATCGTGCTGAGCGAGCGCGGAGGCACCCGCCCGACGGCGGATCAGGGCTTGCTCTCCACCAACGTCTGGCGCGTCGCGGACCTCCATACGAAGCACGCCTTTCTCAGGGCCGGCCTGGGCTGGGGCAACATGCCGGAGCATCTGGTCCAGGAGGACCTCGCCAGTGGCCGCCTGGTGCGCATCCGGCCCGCGGCCTGGGGCGAGGACAACTGGCTCCTCTCGCTGTCCATCGTGCACCGGCCGGATCTCTCGAAAGGCCCCGCCACACGGTGGCTGCTGGAGCGCATGGCGGAGCTGTGCCTGAGGGACATCGGTCCACCGCAGCTGTCCCCCTAAGCGGTTGGAACAAAGGTGCGTGACCTCCCGCGCAGCGCGCTCTTTGCCGAGCGGTCACGGAGAGTCGCGCCCGCCGATCTGGGGGAAGCGCTCGTAGGCCCGCTTGAGCGCGTCCAAGTGGGCGGGGTTGTCTAGGTCGAGCGGCATCTCCGTGAGCTGCACGACCCACCCGCCTGTCTCCGTGCGCCGCGCCCGTGAAAGCAGGTCCGTGTCCCTCGCCAAGTCCGGGAACCCGATGGCACGTGCGGCAGCGGCCGACCAATAATTCAGCCATCCCAGGCGATGTGGAGTCTCAGGCGAGCGAATGTCCCTCGAAAGCTTGAGTGCTGGCAGCCCTCGGGGTGGGGAAGGTGGCCCGGCCAATGTTGGCGCCGTCTGTTCGGCGATCTCCACCGCCGCGTTGAACGGCGTTGCATGGCCCCAGAAACCGCGAGCGCCTTCCCCAATGGCAGCCACCACACCCGCCGCCGCTGAAATGGTGGCGGCGTCCAGGTGCAGTGAACCATGAACTTCCAAATGCGGCGCTCCCCCTGCCGCGAGCCCGTTCGGGTTCTCCCAGCCAGTAATCGTCACTGGGCGGCTTCTGTCATCGTTGCAAATGAACGGGAACCCGTTGTCAGTCCTGTCTGCCACAACCCACTCATCGCGGTGAGGCAATGCAATAAACTCTTCCTTCTCGGAATACGTCCAATTCAGCCGCAGACCGCGAAGCGCGCTTTCCATACCATGAACAATAGCGAGGGGGCGCTTGTCATCGCCTCCGAGCGTAGGTGCATAAACAATGATGCCAAGTTCATCAGGAAAGACCGACATATTAGCACCAGTCCATCACTACGACGTCAAGGTTGGGATCCAGCCGCTTAATAGCAGCCTTATGAGCGACACTTCGCACGCCAACGAAAAACCTATACCCACAAGCCTCCGCAAGCCTTTTCTCACGTTGCAATTCCGACAACTTCACTCGGGCAAAAAACTGTTGGGAGTGCTGGTTGTGTTTCTCGAAATTATCAGTCTTGATGTCCCATAGAGTCCGCGTAGCAAGTACCAGCGCGTCGAATTGCTTGCCATTAACAAGCACATCCCATCCCTGGAAGTCGTTCTGCGGAAGGAGATCGGCGCAGTCGTTGTGCGGGTCATTGCCGCCCGCATGCGGCACCGGGACGGGCCTACACTCCGGGCGTTCCGAGGAATCGGATGTTACAGGTGGTAGCCAATCCCGACCCAACCCTTCTGGCTTGGGCTCTCTCTTCGCCACGGGTTCCTGCGCGCTGGCTGCTCGTGTCTGAGCCTTGGGCTTCGCGCGCTCACGGGCTGCGTCCCGTTTATAAGCATCGATCCCCTCTTGGATGGCTGCTGCAACCACCACAGCGCCAATCACAACCACTGCTCCAGTTACAATTGCCGGTGACGCAAAGACACAGAGGGCTACTGCTGCGGGAACTGCTGCAGCCGCGGGAGCAGAGGCAACAGCGCATTTTCCTGTGACATCACGAAACCTAACCCTGTCGCGCTCTAGAACGCGAAAGCATCTCTCCGCCAAGATCGGCCACTCGTTAGAGGCTTCGCGCACCACACAATTACCGCTGTCCGTCCAAGGGTACTGCGCCGCCCGCTGAAGGTTGGCGAATCTCGGGCTCGGTTCCTCCCACTCTCCCAAGCTCGGATCCATCGTGGCGCAGGCCGAGAGAAGGAGCAGAACCAGGGGGGCGCTGCAATTTCGCTGGGGCATGGAACGTCCTTTCAATCAAGCGAGGGGACTATCATTGGGGTGTCCTCTCGTGGACATTGGCCGGAGAACACTCCGTCTGGTGCCCTCGGAGCAAGTCCTGCCCGGCGAGCGCCTGCGCCGGTACATGGCGTTTATTCTCGTCGCGCACCCTGCCCAGGCGGAGCAACGGGTCGAGGTCTGGTGCAACGGGCGACCCGTAGAGTCCTACCGGCAGGAATCGAAAGAGGCCCAAGCAGAGGCCCAGCAGTGCCCTGAAGAGAACGAGCGCCTGCGCGCCGAGCAGGAGGGACCGGGCGGTCTCGCGGGCCTGCTGGCCAACCGCGTGATGGACAAGTCGGGCGTCGTGGTCCAGCGACTCGATCTCAACAAGGAGATCCGCCAGCGTCCAGGAGACACGATCAGGGTCGTTCGCGCTTGGAGCTACCGCGCTGCCAGCCACGTGGCCGTGATGATGGAGTGGGCCCCCCCAGACGCAGCGCAGCCCTGGAAAGACAGCGGCCCGGGCCTGCGCACTGAGCGCGGGCACCGGGCCGGAGTCCAACATGCAGGCTGCGGTCTACGCGTGGATCTCGGTCTCGCGGAAGAAGTACGCGATCTCGTTCTTCGCGTTCTCCAGGCTGTCCGAGCCGTGCACCGTGTTCTGGTCGATGCTCTTGGCGAAGTCCGCGCGGATGGTGCCCTTGTCGGCCTTCTTCGGGTCCGTGGCGCCCATCAGGTCGCGGTTGGCGAGGACGGCGTTCTCACCCTGCAGCACCATCAGCACCACGGGGCCAGAGATCATGAAGGACACCAGGTCCTTGAAGAACGGCCGCGCCTTGTGGACGGCGTAGAAGCCTTCGGCTTCCGCCTGGGACAGCTGCTGCAGGCGGATGGCGACGGGCGTGAGGCCCTTCTCCTCGAAGCGGGAGATGACCTTCCCGATGACGTGGCTCTTCAGTCCGTCCGGCTTGATGATGGACAGCGTACGCTCGATGGCCATGTGTCGTGGTCCTCGTGTCTTGAGTTGAGTGGAAAAACGGTTAGCGCTTCTTCGGGGGCCCGCGCTTGACCGCTTCCTGAAGCGTGGTGCCCAGCTCGGCGGGGCTGGCGGCCATCAGGAAGCCCGCGGCCTCCATGGCCTTCATCTTCTCCGCGGCCGTGCCCTGACCGCCGGAGATGATGGCGCCCGCGTGGCCCATGCGCTTGCCCGGGGGGGCAGACTGGCCGGCGATGAAGCCCGCGATGGGCTTGGTGAACTCGCTCGCCACGTACTTGGCGGCGTCCTCCTCCGCCGTGCCGCCGATCTCGCCAATCATGATGACCGCGTCGGTCTCAGGGTCGGCGTTGAACAGCTTCAGCACGTCCACGAAGTTGGTGCCGTTGACCGGGTCACCGCCGATGCCCACCGCGGTGGACTGGCCCAGGCCCAGCTGGGTGAGCTGGTACACGGCCTCGTACGTCAGCGTGCCCGAGCGGGACACCACGCCGATGCGGCCCGGCTTGTGGATGTGGCCCGGCATGATGCCGATCTTGCACTTGGCCTCGGGGGTGATGACGCCCGGGCAGTTCGGCCCGATGAGGCGCACGCCGGGCTTGCCCTCCAGGTAGCGCTTGGCCCGGACCATGTCGTTGACGGGGATGCCCTCGGTGATGGTGATGATGAGGGAGATGCCCGCGTCCGCGGCCTCCATGATGGAGTCGGCCGCGAAGGGCGGCGGAACGAAGAGGACCGAGGTGTTCGCGCCGGTCTGCTTCACCGCGTCCGCCACCGTGTTGAAGACGGGCACCTTGCCCTCGAAGTCGGTGCCGCCCTTACCGGGGGTGACGCCGCCGACGAGCTTCGTGCCGTACTCCAGCATCTGCTTCGAGTGAAACGAACCGGCCGAGCCCGTGATGCCTTGGCAGAGGACCTTCGTATTGTGATTGACGAGGATGCTCATGGCTTCCTTAAAGGGGTGTGGGTGTCGGAAGAGGCGCGCGGACTACTTGATCGCCGCCACGGCCTTCTCCGCGGCCTGGCGCAGGTTGTCCGCCGGGGTGATGGCAAGGCCCGAGGTGCTCAGGAGCTGCTTGCCCTTCTCCACGTTGGTGCCTTCGAGCCGCACCACGAGGGGGACCTTGAGCTGGACCTCCTTGGCGGCCGCGATGATGCCCTCGGCGATGATGTCGCACTTCATGATGCCGCCGAAGATGTTGACGAGCACCGCCTTCACCGCCGGGTCGGCCAGGATGAGCTTGAAGGCCGCCGTCACCTTCTCCTTGCTCGCGCCGCCGCCCACGTCCAGGAAGTTGGCCGGGCTGCCGCCCACCAGCTTGATGGTGTCCATGGTGGCCATGGCCAGACCCGCGCCGTTCACCATGCAGCCGATGTTGCCTTCCAGCGCGATGTAGGCCAGGTCGAACTCCTTGGCCTGCGTCTCGCGGGGCTCCTCTTCCGCCAGGTCGCGGTAGTTGAGCAGCTCCTTGTGCTTGAAGAGCGCGTTCTCGTCGAAGGTCACCTTCGCATCGAGCGCCACCACGCCGCCGTCCTTCAGGATGACGAGCGGGTTGATCTCCACCAGCGCCGCGTCCGTCTCCGTGTACATCTTGTAGAGCGCGGCGCAGAACTGGACGAACTTGTTCACCGTGGGGCCGGAGAGGCCCAGGCCGAAGGCCAGCTTGCGGCCCTGGAAGTCCAGGAAGCCCACCGCCGGGTCCACCGCCTCGCGGAGGATCTTCTCCGGGTGATGGGCGGCCACTTCCTCGATCTCCACGCCACCCTCGCGGGAGGCCATGAAGGTGATGCGCGAGGTGGCGCGGTCCAGCGTCACGCCCAGGTACAGCTCCTGGCCGATCGCGAGCCCCTCTTCGATGTAGACCTTGTGGACCGTCTGCCCCTCGGGGCCGGTCTGGATGGTCTTCAGCTTCATGCCCAGAATCGACTGCGCCAGCGTCTTCGCCTCGGCGGGGCTCTTGGCCAGCTTGACGCCGCCGCCCTTGCCACGGCCGCCTGCGTGAATCTGGGCCTTCACCACGACGACCGGCGTGGCCAGCTCCTTGGCCGCGGCTTCTGCCTCATTGGGCGAGAGCGCGAGGATGCCCCGGGGAGTGGGGACGCCGTACTTCCGGAAGAGTTCCTTGCCCTGGTACTCGTGGATCTTCATCGAGGCTCCGGGTGATGGCGACGACTGACTGAGGCGTCAGTTGGGGCTGCCTCTTCTCGCAATACGCGCCGGAGTGCAAGGACGTTTGACACGCCGGGAGGACAGCCGCGGTGAGTGTAAGAAAGAGTCATGAGACACGGCCCCACCCCGGGTCACGATGACCCAGGCGTGGGGCCGCAAAGAAGCGAGGCCGCGGCAGGCGTCAGCCTGGACCGGCGTGCCCCTTGCTCTCCTCGTCCTTGAAGAAGAGATCCTTGATGACGACCTTGGTCACCTCGCGGTTCATCGCCGCGATGGAGCTGGTCAGCGGGATTTCCTTCGGGCACACCTTCACGCAGTTCTGCGCCTTGCCACAGTCCTGCACGCCGCCCGGCCCCATGAGAGACCGGACGCGCTCCTCGGCATTCAGCTTGCCGGTGGGGTTCATGTTGAAGAGCCGCGCCTGGCTGATCGCCGCCGCGCCCACGAAGTCATTGCCGAGGGTGACTTGCGGGCACGCCTCCAGGCAGCTGCCGCAGGTGATGCACGTGGAGAGCACGTACATCGTGGCATGATCCTTGGGCGACTGGCGCGGGCCCGGCCCCAGGTTGTGGGTGCCGTCCACGGGGATCCAGCCCTTCACCCGCTTGAGCGCCTCGAACATCCGGTCGCGATTCACCGTCAGGTCGCGGATGATCGGGAACTTCTTCAACGGCTCCAGGGTGATGGGCTGCTCCAGCTTGTCGACCAGCGCGGAGCAGGCCATGCGCACCCGGCCGTTGATGTTCATGGCGCAGCTGCCGCAGACCTCTTCGAGGCACGCGGCGTCCCACACCACCGGGGCAACCTTCTTGCCCTGCACGGTGACGGGGTTGCGCTGGATCTCCATCAGGCAGGAAACGACATTGGCACCCTTGTGGTACGGGATGCGGAACTCGTCGTAGTGGCTCTCGCCCCCAGGGCCGTCCTGCCGCCAGATGCGGAAGGTGATGGTCTGGGAGGAGACGGTACTCGGCTGTGCGGTATCCATGATGCGATGGCCCTTCCCTTCGTTTGATTACGCGTACCAGCGCGGTTCCGGCTTCAGAACCGGCGTCGCGACGTCCTCGTAGGAGATCTGCGGCCCCTCTGGCGCGTGCTTCGCCATGGTCGTCTTCGCCCACTTCTCGTGGCGCTTCTGCCAGAGCTCCATCCACCCGGCGTCCTCGCGCGGGTCCTTCGACTTCGGCTCGGGCAGGGAGAAGTCCGGCTTGTAGTGGGCCCCGCGGCTCTCGTCTCGCAGGAGCGCGCTGGTGGCGATCACCTCGCCCAGCTCCAGCATGTTCCACACCTGGTTGGTGTAGGAGAGCGACCGGTTGGCCACGTTGCCCGTGTCCAGCACGTTGACGTTCTTCCAGCGGTCCTTCAGCTCGCGGACCTTCTCGATCGTCTTCTTGAGCCGGTCGTTGTAGCGCACGACGGTGCAGTTCTCCGTCATCACATCGCCCAGCTCCTTGGCGATCTGGTACGGGTTCTCGGGGCCCGCCATCTTCTTGATGTCCGCGAAGCGCTCGTCCCAGTACTTCTTCGCGTCGTTGAAGTGCTTGTCGCTCTTGGCCGCGGCGCTCTGGGCGTTGTTCTTCGCGTAGGCGGCCATGGCAGGGCCACCGATCATGCCCGAGTAGATGCAGGACAGGAGCGAGTTGGCGCCCAACCGGTTGGCGCCATGGAAGGCGTAGTCCGCCTCGCCCGCGGCGTAGAGGCCCGGGATGTTGGTGGCCTGGTTCTTCGGGCTGCCCTCGGCCGGGGTGAACGTGCGCGGGTCCGCGTCGAAGGACACGTACAGGCCGCCCATGGAGTAGTGCATGCCCGGGAAGATGACCATCGGCGTGTTGCGCGGATCATCCCCCACGAACTTCTCGTAGATCTCCATCACGCCCTTGATCTTCGCATCGAGCGTCTTGGCGGGGATGTGCGTCACGTCCAGGTACACGCCGTCGCGGCCGCCGATGCCCAGGCCCAGGTCGCGGCAGACCGTGAAGATCTCGCGCGTGGCCACATCGCGCGGCACCAGGTTCTTGTACTTGGGGTACTTCTCCTCGAGGAAGTACCAGCGCTCGCTCTCGGGGATGTCCTTCGGGCTGCGCGTGTCGGCCTTCTTGCGCGGGACCCAGACACGGCCGCCCTCGCCACGGACCGACTCGCTCATCAGGCGCAGCTTGTCCTCGCCCGGGATGGAGGTGGGGTGCACCTGGATGAACTCGCCGTTGGCGTAGATGGCGCCTTCCAGATACGCGCGGCCCGCGGCGGTGCCCGTGTTGATGATGGAGTTGGTGGAGCGCCCGAAGACGATGCCGGGGCCACCCGTGGCCAGACACACGGCCTCCGCCGGGAAGGTGCGGATCTCCATCGTCCGCAAGTCCAACGCCACGCTGCCGATGCACCGGCCGGACTCGTCCTTCACCGTGCCGAGCCACTCCCAGAACTCGTACTTGGTGACCTTGCCCTCGGCCTCGTAGCGGCGCACCTGCTCATCCAGCGCGTAGAGCAGCTGCTGGCCAGTGGTGGCGCCCGCGAAGGCCGTCCGGTGGTGGAGCGTGCCGCCGAAGCGCCGGAAGTCCAGCAGGCCCTCGGAGGTGCGGTTGAACGTCACCCCCATGCGGTCCAGCATGTAGATGACGCCGGGGGCCGCGTAGCACATGCCCTTGACGGACACCTGCTCGGCAAGGAAGTCGCCGCCCCGCAGCGTGTCCATCACGTGGATGTCGGGGTGGTCGCCCTCCCCTTTCGTGTTCACCGCCCCGTTGATGCCGCCCTGAGCGCACACCGAGTGCGAGCGCTTCACCGGCACCACGGAGAGCACATCGACCTGGTGCCCCGCCTCGGCCAGCTTGATCGTCGTCATCAGTCCGGCGAGACCACCGCCGACCACCGTGAACCGCGCTGCTGCTGCCATGCATCGTCTCCTTCACTGCCAGGAGGCAGGGGGCTGCTGGCTCGCCTGATTTGGCGAGCGCGCCACCCGAAGTCCCCGGTGTGGGCACTACACGCTAGTGAACTCGTGGACGCTTCGCCGCAATCAGGTTCGCGCGAGCAATAAGGGCGCGCCATTCGCGGCATTAGGGGGTCCGGCCCTCCCAGAGACTTCCCAGGGGGACCGGACCGGGTTTTTCCGGACTACAGCTTGACGCTGTCGACCGTCTTCTTCACCGACTGGAAGGACTTCTCCAGGGCGGCCTTCTCGGAGTCATTCAGCTGCGGGGTGAGGATCTTCTCCACGCCGCCCGCGCCGATCTGCACCGGCACGCCGAAGAAGTAGCCGTTGATGCCGTACTGGCCCTCGAGCAGGGCTGCGGCGGGCAGGATGCGCTTGCGGTCCAAGAGGAAGCTCTCCGCCATGGAGATGGCGCTGGAGGCCGGGGCGAAGTAGGCGCTGCCCGTCTTGTAGAGGCCCACCAGTTCGGCGCCGCCCTCGCGGGTGCGCTTCACGATGGCTTCCAGCTTGTCCTGGGGCAGCAGCTCCGTCAGGGGCACGCCGCCCACGGTGGTGTGACGCACCAGGGGCACCATGTCGTCGCCGTGGCCGCCGAGCACCAGCGCCTCCACGTCGCGGATGGAGCTGCCCAGCGCCTCGGCCACGAAGAACTTGAAGCGGCTGGTGTCCAGCACGCCCGCCATGCCCACCACCATGTGCTTGGGCAGTTCGGAGATCTTCTGGAGCGCGAACACCATCGCGTCCAGCGGGTTCGCCACGTTGATGACGAACGCGTTGGGGGCGTGCTGTTTGATGTTCGCCGCCACGTCCCGCATGATCTTCAGGTTGATGTCGAGCAGGTCCTCACGGCTCATGCCCGGCTTCCGGGGAACCCCGGCGGTGATGATGATGACATCCGAGCCGGCGACGTCCTTCCAGTCCGTCGTCCCGGTGACACGGCAGTCATAGCCATCCACCGCGGACAGCTGGTTGATGTCCAGCGCCTTGCCCTTGACGAGCCCCTCGGCCGCGGGGATGTCGAACAGCATCACGTCGCCGAGGCTCTTCTGCACGGCGATCAGGGCCAGGTTGCCGCCAATCTGGCCGCCGCCAATGAGACCGATCTTCTTCTTACGGGTCTGAGTCATGTGCGTTGTCTCCCAGAAAGAGACTACATGTGCTTGATGATGGCCTGACCGAACTCGGAGCACTTCACCTCGGTCACGGTGCCCTGGCCCTCGAGCTTCATCAGGCGGGCGAAGTCGTACGTCACGGTCTTGGCCGCGATGGCCCGGTCCATGCCCTTGATGATGAGGTCAGCGGCCTCGTTCCAGCCCAGGTGGCGGAACATCATCTCGCCCGAGAGGATGACGGAGCCGGGGTTCACCTTGTCCTGATCGGCGTACTTGGGCGCGGTGCCGTGGGTGGCCTCGAAGACGGCGTGGCCTGACACGTAGTTGATGTTGCCGCCCGGCGCGATGCCGATGCCGCCCACCTGCGCGGCCAGCGCGTCCGAGAGGTAGTCGCCGTTGAGGTTCAACGTGGCGATGACGTCGAACTCGTCCGGACGGGTCAGCACCTGCTGGAGCGTGATGTCCGCGATGGAGTCCTTGATGATGATCTTCCCGGCGGCGACCGCGGCCTTCTGCTCGGCGTTGGCGGCGTCCTCACCCTTGGCGGCCTTGGTGACCTCCCACTGATCCCAGGTGTAGACCTTGTCACCGAACTCGCGGGCGGCCAGCTCGTAGCCCCACTTGCGGAAGGCGCCCTCGGTGAACTTCATGATGTTGCCCTTGTGCACCAGCGTGACGCTCTTACGCTTGTGCTCCACCGCGTACAGGATGGCGGCGCGGACCAGGCGGTCGGTGCCCTCCTGGGAGACGGGCTTGATGCCAATGCCCACGTTGGTGGGAAAGCGGATCTTCTTGAACTCCTTCTCGAACTCCTTCTTGAGCAGGCCGAGGAACTTCTCCGCCGCGGCGGTGCCCGCCTCGAACTCGATGCCCGTGTAGATGTCCTCCGTGTT
This genomic window from Stigmatella ashevillena contains:
- a CDS encoding hydrolase, with the translated sequence MSPTPRDVPALLDPSNCVLVLIDFQPQMAFGVKSIDGQLLVNNVTGLAKAAKVFKVPTILTSVAEKTFSGPTFAQITEVFPQEPIIDRTTMNTWEDKRVVDAIKKTGRKKIVLAGLWTEVCIAFPALDALREGFEVYVVADACGGTSQVAHDLAIQRVAQAGGTPITWLQFLLEMQRDWARQETYDPVNAIVKQHGGTYGAGITYAKAMLGASANEGKR
- a CDS encoding antibiotic biosynthesis monooxygenase → MEVLKIDGTATEPVKIVLERRIKPGAQPAFEQWLKTLMKTAALHPALQGSSVFKAGEGDYFILLRFESQSALSHWQSLPEVVELLRAGEAHATPLEQPVVRTGLETWFTVPGMPAKSVPPKWKMALVTWLALLPQALILGSLMPKTLPRLVAVSLSTAIPVAALTWFIMPRLTGLLSRWLYGPVNR
- a CDS encoding DUF6310 domain-containing protein produces the protein MIGAVVVAAAIQEGIDAYKRDAARERAKPKAQTRAASAQEPVAKREPKPEGLGRDWLPPVTSDSSERPECRPVPVPHAGGNDPHNDCADLLPQNDFQGWDVLVNGKQFDALVLATRTLWDIKTDNFEKHNQHSQQFFARVKLSELQREKRLAEACGYRFFVGVRSVAHKAAIKRLDPNLDVVVMDWC
- a CDS encoding LysR family transcriptional regulator — translated: MFDAITLDQLRTFVAVVDEGSFSAAGRKLRRVQSAVSHAMANLETQLGVQLWDRSTKIPTLTEEGSVLLTAARRICSDVDAFKRTAEGLVGGLEPSISLAVDVILPTRALVDLCREFAVKFPTVQLRLYTDTLSAVSSLVLDGVCQIGVVGPAAQTQGLERQHISTVRLVPVAAKHHPLAQIQGPVATQVLSEYVNIVLSERGGTRPTADQGLLSTNVWRVADLHTKHAFLRAGLGWGNMPEHLVQEDLASGRLVRIRPAAWGEDNWLLSLSIVHRPDLSKGPATRWLLERMAELCLRDIGPPQLSP
- a CDS encoding amidohydrolase — its product is MSTANLILKNGRFFTGDARKANASAAAITDGRFSILGSEQEVMAQKGPATQVIDLEGRTVIPGLIDSHIHTIRGGLNFNLELRWDGVPSLADALRKLRAQAQRTPPPQWVRVVGGWNEFQFAERRMPTLEEINAAAPETPVFILYLYGMALLNGAALRAVGYTRDTPNPPGGEIQRDRHGNPTGLLIAKPNAAILYSTLAKGPKLSYEDQLNSTRHFMRELNRLGLTSVIDAGGGFQNYPDDYKAVEELHQQGLLSVRIAYNLFTQRPKQEIEDFRKWTAMVRPGQGDAFYRMNGAGEMLVFSAADFEDFLEPRPDLASSLEDELETVVRHLAEHRWPFRLHATYDESITRFLDVFEKVNRDVPFQGLRWWFDHAETITPRNLERTRALGGGIAIQDRMAFQGEHFIARYGADAAAHSPPIRRMLDLGIPVGAGTDATRVASYNPWVSLYWLVTGKTLGGAALYPASNRMSREEALRLYTQGSAWFSGEDQEKGTLSEGKLADFAVLSADYFSVPEEEIKQLQSVLTVVDGKVVYGSGKFGPLAPPLPPVSPGWSPVAASGDLPGASASPAHAHAHAHSHVHAHSHVHAHPFTPPPSLWGSGSGCDCFVF
- the ndk gene encoding nucleoside-diphosphate kinase, giving the protein MAIERTLSIIKPDGLKSHVIGKVISRFEEKGLTPVAIRLQQLSQAEAEGFYAVHKARPFFKDLVSFMISGPVVLMVLQGENAVLANRDLMGATDPKKADKGTIRADFAKSIDQNTVHGSDSLENAKNEIAYFFRETEIHA
- a CDS encoding DUF5953 family protein, giving the protein MSVFPDELGIIVYAPTLGGDDKRPLAIVHGMESALRGLRLNWTYSEKEEFIALPHRDEWVVADRTDNGFPFICNDDRSRPVTITGWENPNGLAAGGAPHLEVHGSLHLDAATISAAAGVVAAIGEGARGFWGHATPFNAAVEIAEQTAPTLAGPPSPPRGLPALKLSRDIRSPETPHRLGWLNYWSAAAARAIGFPDLARDTDLLSRARRTETGGWVVQLTEMPLDLDNPAHLDALKRAYERFPQIGGRDSP